The proteins below are encoded in one region of bacterium:
- the murF gene encoding UDP-N-acetylmuramoyl-tripeptide--D-alanyl-D-alanine ligase, translating to MTGALAPALTAAEVAQLGGGALERGEAHAIIRGAAVDSRVIEPGMLFVALRGGNTDGHRFVGAAFNRGAAGVLVSVPSIDAPPHRPVIRVQDTLRAFHRVARGIRDRQQLRVVGITGSVGKTSTKEMAASVTATAFRTARSPETQNTEIGVPLVLANIPEDREVAVLEMAMRGPGQIRELVEIAGPEIGVITNIGESHLDFFPSRDALAAAKGELVEGLPPHGYAILNADDVLAWGLRARTRARVLSFGLERGEVRGEAVRALPMRGSRFSLVTPSGRAEVTLRVPGRHAVQNALAAAAVGVALGIDAARIAAGLAEAAPLPMRLEIVRLGGTVLLSDVYNSSPQSVTAALDVMDEVPGAPRVVVLGDMKELGAHTVEAHRRVGREAAQRRIDLLVAFGPMAADLAAAARAEGGPRVVHTERLEEVVDLLHRTLVSGSVVLVKGSRAMAMERIIAALTRAEPTEASGRGGGV from the coding sequence ATGACGGGCGCGTTGGCCCCCGCGCTCACGGCGGCCGAGGTGGCGCAGCTTGGAGGGGGCGCGCTGGAGCGCGGGGAGGCCCACGCGATCATCCGGGGCGCCGCCGTGGACAGCCGGGTGATCGAGCCGGGGATGCTGTTCGTGGCTCTCCGCGGCGGCAACACCGACGGGCATCGGTTCGTCGGGGCGGCCTTTAACCGCGGCGCCGCCGGGGTGCTGGTCTCCGTGCCTTCCATCGACGCGCCGCCGCATCGACCGGTCATCCGGGTCCAGGATACACTGCGCGCGTTTCACCGCGTCGCACGCGGGATCCGGGACCGGCAGCAACTTCGAGTCGTCGGCATCACGGGAAGCGTGGGCAAGACGTCCACCAAAGAGATGGCCGCGAGTGTGACCGCGACGGCATTTCGGACCGCCCGCTCGCCGGAGACCCAGAACACCGAGATCGGGGTTCCCCTTGTGCTCGCCAACATCCCAGAGGACCGTGAAGTCGCGGTGCTCGAGATGGCGATGCGCGGTCCCGGACAGATCCGTGAGTTGGTGGAGATCGCGGGCCCCGAGATCGGGGTCATCACCAACATCGGCGAGTCGCACCTGGACTTTTTTCCCAGCCGCGACGCCCTCGCCGCGGCGAAGGGAGAGCTGGTCGAGGGCCTTCCTCCGCACGGATACGCGATCCTCAACGCGGACGACGTGCTGGCATGGGGCCTCAGGGCGCGTACCCGGGCGCGCGTCCTCTCGTTCGGGCTCGAGCGGGGGGAGGTCCGGGGGGAGGCGGTGCGCGCGCTCCCCATGCGCGGGAGCCGGTTCTCCCTTGTGACCCCGAGCGGTAGGGCGGAGGTGACGCTCCGCGTCCCCGGGCGGCACGCGGTCCAGAACGCACTCGCCGCCGCGGCGGTCGGGGTCGCGCTCGGCATCGACGCGGCGAGGATCGCCGCGGGGCTGGCGGAGGCGGCGCCGCTGCCGATGCGGTTGGAGATCGTCCGTCTCGGAGGCACGGTCCTCCTGAGCGATGTCTACAACAGCAGCCCGCAATCCGTGACGGCCGCCCTCGACGTCATGGACGAAGTCCCGGGCGCTCCCCGGGTGGTCGTGCTGGGCGACATGAAAGAACTCGGCGCGCACACGGTCGAGGCGCACCGGCGGGTCGGTCGCGAGGCGGCGCAGCGGCGCATCGATCTCCTGGTTGCGTTCGGCCCTATGGCCGCGGACCTGGCGGCCGCGGCGCGCGCGGAGGGCGGGCCCCGGGTGGTGCACACCGAGCGCCTCGAAGAGGTGGTGGATCTCCTTCACCGGACGCTCGTCTCCGGGTCGGTCGTGCTGGTCAAAGGGTCGCGCGCGATGGCGATGGAGCGCATCATCGCCGCATTGACGCGGGCGGAACCCACGGAAGCGTCTGGGCGGGGAGGAGGCGTGTGA
- the mraY gene encoding phospho-N-acetylmuramoyl-pentapeptide-transferase, with product MTPYLTTAGLAAALTLAGGGPLVGWLRRTGAVKSVREEAPSRHGVKAGTPTMGGMLIIGAAILAVLIARRVFGGNVGEVLIALAVVIGFSAVGGVDDALGIVRRRNLGLRAREKLLLQLPLGLALGVYAVLHPAVGGWIGVPGTHLRVDLGWGYPVFCALYVVGMANAVNLTDGLDGLAAGSVVIAAGALTAIAAQANVASAGMLCAALAGASLGFLWYNAHPAQMFMGDVGSQGLGAGLAVAGVLGKMELLVLVVGGLFVWEALSVALQVASFKTTGRRIFRMSPFHHHLELIGWTETQTVVRFWVCGVLLAALGVRLKG from the coding sequence GTGACGCCCTACCTCACGACCGCAGGCCTGGCCGCCGCGCTCACCCTGGCCGGAGGCGGCCCCCTCGTCGGATGGTTACGGCGCACGGGCGCCGTCAAATCGGTTCGGGAGGAAGCACCGTCACGCCACGGGGTCAAGGCGGGCACGCCGACGATGGGAGGCATGCTGATTATCGGCGCCGCGATTCTCGCGGTGTTGATCGCCCGCCGCGTGTTCGGGGGGAATGTCGGTGAGGTGCTGATCGCCCTGGCCGTCGTGATCGGCTTTAGTGCGGTGGGCGGCGTGGACGACGCCCTCGGCATCGTCCGCCGCCGCAACCTCGGCCTGCGGGCGCGGGAGAAACTGCTCCTGCAACTGCCGCTGGGCCTGGCGCTCGGCGTGTACGCCGTCCTGCATCCCGCCGTGGGTGGGTGGATCGGCGTGCCCGGCACGCACCTCCGAGTGGACCTGGGGTGGGGGTATCCCGTGTTCTGCGCGCTGTACGTCGTGGGCATGGCGAACGCGGTCAACCTGACCGACGGCCTGGACGGCTTGGCCGCCGGCAGCGTGGTGATCGCCGCGGGCGCGCTCACGGCGATCGCGGCGCAGGCCAACGTCGCCTCCGCCGGAATGCTCTGCGCGGCGCTGGCCGGGGCCTCGCTCGGGTTCCTCTGGTACAACGCGCATCCGGCGCAGATGTTTATGGGCGACGTCGGATCGCAGGGGCTCGGGGCCGGCCTCGCGGTGGCCGGGGTGCTCGGCAAGATGGAGCTGCTCGTGCTCGTGGTCGGGGGGTTGTTTGTGTGGGAGGCCCTGTCCGTCGCGCTCCAAGTCGCGTCGTTCAAGACGACCGGTCGCCGGATCTTCCGGATGAGCCCGTTCCATCACCACCTGGAATTGATCGGCTGGACGGAGACCCAGACCGTTGTGCGGTTCTGGGTGTGCGGGGTACTGCTCGCGGCGCTGGGCGTGAGGCTTAAAGGATGA
- the murD gene encoding UDP-N-acetylmuramoyl-L-alanine--D-glutamate ligase yields the protein MIADVIARLRGKRIHVVGLSGTEGAAVVDFLLDHGVTSITGHDLQTQDGFPEAFRRTHAWMDPAAQEAAIARLLGAPIQLRFRDRYLEGIQHAEVIYAGQAWFRHPENAPVARARDAGVPLSSMTELFFETVPCPILGVTGTNGKFTVVQLAAEMLAASGRQTFVSGNDRMHVPIVYRLNEVTPGAILVLEISNRQLLGLRYSPQIAVITNVTPHHLDDHGSFEAYVRVKSGILAYQRADDRAILNADDPPTWGLAPAARGRVLPFSRLREVEEGACLVAGRITVRVDGHEDRLCSVGDLQVPGPHTVENALAASLAARAAGASAEAIASALRAFRGLPYRMRFVAEVGGVRFYEDSLATNPAAAAAAIRAFDRPLVLIAGGQRRGGTAADFRPLAHALADRAASVRAVLLIGAMAPRIGEACDAAGLRIPMLMCGTLDAAVQRARELAHAGDAVTLSPGCESFDQFRDYRERGDRYLALVSALAREAEAGVGGSGRWT from the coding sequence ATGATCGCAGACGTTATCGCGCGCCTTCGCGGCAAACGCATTCATGTGGTCGGCCTCTCGGGGACCGAGGGGGCGGCCGTCGTCGATTTCTTGCTCGACCACGGGGTGACCTCGATCACCGGGCACGACCTCCAGACACAGGACGGGTTCCCGGAGGCGTTCCGGCGCACGCACGCCTGGATGGACCCGGCCGCCCAGGAGGCGGCGATCGCGCGGCTGCTCGGGGCGCCGATCCAGCTCCGCTTCCGCGACCGCTATCTCGAGGGCATCCAGCACGCCGAAGTGATCTACGCGGGGCAGGCCTGGTTCCGGCATCCGGAAAACGCGCCGGTGGCACGGGCCCGCGACGCCGGGGTGCCGCTCTCCAGCATGACCGAGTTGTTCTTTGAGACCGTCCCCTGCCCGATCCTCGGCGTCACCGGGACCAACGGAAAATTCACGGTGGTGCAGCTGGCCGCGGAGATGCTCGCAGCGAGCGGCCGGCAGACGTTCGTGAGCGGAAACGATCGGATGCACGTCCCCATCGTGTACCGGCTCAACGAAGTCACCCCCGGCGCGATCCTGGTGCTCGAGATCAGCAATCGCCAGCTCCTCGGGCTCCGGTATAGTCCGCAGATCGCCGTGATCACGAACGTGACGCCGCATCACCTGGACGATCACGGATCGTTCGAGGCGTACGTCCGGGTCAAGTCCGGCATCCTCGCCTACCAGCGGGCGGACGATCGGGCGATCCTCAATGCGGACGATCCGCCGACGTGGGGCCTCGCGCCGGCCGCGCGCGGCCGCGTCCTGCCGTTCAGCCGGCTGCGTGAGGTGGAGGAGGGCGCCTGCCTCGTCGCCGGCCGGATCACGGTGCGCGTGGATGGGCACGAGGACCGGCTGTGCTCCGTCGGCGATCTTCAAGTGCCGGGGCCACACACGGTGGAAAACGCGCTCGCCGCGTCCCTCGCCGCGCGGGCCGCAGGCGCCTCGGCGGAGGCGATCGCCTCGGCGCTGCGGGCCTTTCGAGGGCTGCCCTACCGGATGCGGTTTGTCGCTGAGGTCGGCGGCGTCCGGTTCTACGAGGACTCGCTCGCCACGAATCCCGCCGCTGCGGCGGCCGCGATTCGCGCGTTCGACCGTCCCCTCGTGCTCATCGCCGGCGGGCAGCGCCGGGGTGGGACCGCCGCCGATTTCCGGCCGCTGGCCCACGCCCTCGCGGATCGGGCCGCGTCCGTGCGCGCCGTCCTGCTGATCGGAGCCATGGCCCCACGCATCGGGGAGGCGTGTGATGCCGCCGGGCTCCGCATCCCCATGCTCATGTGCGGGACCCTCGACGCGGCGGTCCAACGCGCGCGCGAACTGGCCCACGCGGGAGACGCCGTGACGCTCTCTCCTGGATGCGAGAGCTTCGATCAGTTCCGCGACTATCGGGAGCGGGGAGACCGGTACCTCGCCCTCGTCTCCGCGCTGGCCCGGGAAGCGGAAGCGGGCGTCGGCGGGAGCGGGCGATGGACCTGA
- the ftsW gene encoding putative lipid II flippase FtsW, protein MDLIHRRAAAWEVFLTALFLTCIGIVMVYSASSVAAQAQYHDGAFFLKRQIIYAVIGLATMSVAWKIHYAKLRRWTVPLLAVTILAVIVVLFPHIGRVAGGARRWLPLGGVFNFQPAELAKLGMILYLSNFLANRGTRVREFAAGLLPPVIVFLVLAAAILRQPDLGSVLILAMVTGVMLFVGGARIEHLLALGCAAVPVVFALVMREGYRSSRLLAFLDPWKDPRGTGFHIIQSLLALGSGGLTGLGLGHSTQKFFYLPERHTDFIFAIIGEELGLVGAAGVIVLFILLAVWGFRISSRLPDRYGILLTTGLTSMLVGQAALNIGVVSGTVPVTGVPLPFISFGGSSLVFSYLAIGILLNLSQYAHPADGVVASASSRGPTRDAARGRA, encoded by the coding sequence ATGGACCTGATCCATCGCCGCGCCGCGGCCTGGGAGGTATTTCTGACCGCGCTCTTCCTGACGTGCATCGGGATCGTGATGGTCTACAGCGCCTCGTCGGTCGCGGCGCAGGCGCAGTACCATGACGGCGCGTTCTTTCTGAAGCGGCAGATCATCTACGCCGTGATCGGCCTCGCCACGATGTCCGTGGCCTGGAAAATCCACTACGCCAAACTGCGCCGGTGGACGGTGCCGCTGCTGGCCGTCACCATCCTCGCGGTGATCGTCGTCCTGTTTCCTCACATCGGCCGGGTCGCAGGCGGCGCGCGCCGCTGGCTGCCGCTCGGAGGAGTGTTTAACTTCCAACCGGCCGAACTCGCGAAGCTGGGGATGATTCTGTATCTGAGCAACTTCCTCGCCAACCGCGGCACACGGGTTCGCGAGTTCGCCGCCGGGTTGCTGCCGCCGGTGATCGTCTTCCTCGTCCTGGCCGCGGCGATCCTGAGGCAGCCGGATCTCGGATCGGTCCTGATCCTTGCGATGGTCACCGGGGTGATGTTGTTTGTCGGCGGCGCGCGTATCGAGCATCTGCTCGCGCTCGGGTGCGCCGCGGTTCCCGTGGTGTTCGCGCTGGTGATGCGCGAAGGATACCGGAGCAGCCGGCTCCTCGCGTTTCTCGACCCCTGGAAGGACCCGCGCGGCACCGGCTTCCATATTATTCAGTCGCTCCTGGCGTTGGGATCGGGCGGCCTCACCGGGCTCGGGCTCGGCCACAGCACGCAGAAGTTCTTCTATCTTCCGGAACGGCACACCGACTTCATCTTCGCGATCATCGGCGAAGAGTTGGGGCTGGTGGGGGCCGCCGGGGTGATTGTCCTGTTCATCCTGCTGGCCGTCTGGGGGTTTCGGATCTCATCCCGCCTGCCCGACCGCTACGGGATCCTGCTGACCACGGGGCTCACCTCGATGCTCGTCGGACAGGCCGCGCTCAATATCGGGGTCGTCTCGGGGACGGTGCCCGTCACGGGCGTGCCGCTGCCGTTCATCTCGTTCGGTGGGTCGTCGCTTGTGTTCAGCTATCTGGCCATCGGCATCCTCCTCAACCTGTCCCAGTACGCGCATCCTGCCGACGGGGTCGTTGCCTCCGCTTCATCGCGAGGACCCACGCGGGACGCCGCGCGGGGACGCGCATGA